A stretch of the Methanobacterium veterum genome encodes the following:
- a CDS encoding PAS domain-containing sensor histidine kinase produces the protein MIDTNNNPVDIQSNVNFQIFDNLQDGVIVYELIRGPINEFVNLRIKYINNASVLNEFIPYEKAIGKTITELCDNDALFSHFEMTSKIARSGKNGKFKTYFKPLNKYYSVSTYLSDSNTLVTISTDITEKEKMEGELQKQADLLDLTRDAIIVRDMGDRIIFWNHGAEERYGWMRKEAYGKVSHKLLKADFSEPLREIFRKLFQNGHWEGEVTHTKRDGEKIIVLSRWELQKNENNEPTGYMEINTDITKRKKMEKAIKEFGVSQSNIASELEKARNNLEKQVKERTTELEEAYNAIKRKAFVASQNAKALKESEEKFRETIKQLSDGIIITDEHGTIIECNNAFNQITGLKKENIMGNFIWDVQFMILPEEKQTSEIYGGLKLKINQLLDSKNIPQVNQLEDNEIQRDNGEHRFLQTITFPIKTEKGVIIGSFNRDITERKESEKALNDSEKHLRMVTDNMVDMVSQTDIHGIIQYVSPSGKMLLGYEPEELIGTSIFDYVHSDNLNEVKSTVEISFIEMKPERMEVQFRHADGHYIWLEIVGNIFFDEKHQVKGAVFGSRDISERKKAENQIKRQYSVLNGINKIFRESLTSETEEEVADVGIRVSEQLIGSEMGFIAEINEDRQLGNIIMSSSAGKLYETSKIHKSIISMKINSYLKRAIKEEEPLIISDFDYDENGLPEGHPHVNSFLCVPLKQGDKVIGLIVLANKKRNYNLEDIEIIESLSVAIIEALTGFRSKNKLKKYKNRLEETIGDLKRSNEELQRFAYVASHDLQEPLRTIASFTQLLERRYKGKFDSDADEFMDYIVEAALRMKEQIKGLLEYSRISTKESEFKHVNSEFILNQAIDNLQFAIKENNAEITYGPLPVLMCDAGQLQRVFQNLISNAIKFKKEMLPPEIHISAKKDDKNREHIFSVLDNGIGIEKQYMKRIFVIFQRLHTMDEYHGTGIGLSIVKRIIERHGGRIWVESEFGKGSAFYFTIPYN, from the coding sequence ATGATAGATACTAATAATAATCCAGTGGATATTCAATCCAATGTGAATTTTCAGATTTTTGATAATTTACAGGATGGAGTTATCGTTTATGAATTGATACGTGGCCCAATTAATGAATTTGTAAATTTGCGCATCAAATACATAAACAATGCGTCAGTACTCAATGAATTTATACCCTATGAAAAAGCAATAGGGAAAACAATAACTGAATTATGTGATAATGATGCTTTATTTTCACATTTTGAAATGACCAGTAAAATTGCAAGATCTGGTAAAAATGGAAAATTTAAAACTTATTTTAAACCTTTAAATAAATATTATTCAGTTTCTACCTATTTGTCTGACAGTAACACACTTGTTACAATCAGCACTGATATAACTGAAAAAGAAAAAATGGAAGGAGAATTACAGAAACAGGCTGATTTACTTGATCTTACTCGTGATGCAATTATAGTCCGTGACATGGGGGATAGGATTATATTTTGGAACCATGGTGCAGAAGAAAGATACGGGTGGATGAGGAAAGAAGCTTACGGTAAAGTATCTCATAAGTTGCTTAAAGCTGATTTTTCAGAGCCATTAAGGGAAATATTTCGTAAACTTTTCCAAAATGGGCATTGGGAGGGTGAAGTGACTCATACAAAGCGTGATGGTGAAAAAATAATTGTTTTAAGCCGGTGGGAGTTACAAAAAAATGAAAATAATGAACCAACGGGCTACATGGAAATTAATACTGATATTACCAAACGTAAAAAAATGGAAAAAGCCATCAAAGAATTTGGGGTATCGCAGTCAAATATTGCAAGCGAACTGGAAAAAGCACGTAACAATCTGGAAAAACAGGTTAAAGAAAGAACTACGGAGCTTGAAGAAGCTTATAATGCCATTAAACGTAAAGCATTTGTAGCATCGCAAAATGCGAAGGCCTTAAAAGAAAGTGAAGAGAAGTTTCGTGAAACCATCAAACAACTTTCTGATGGAATAATTATAACCGACGAGCATGGGACTATTATCGAATGTAACAATGCTTTTAATCAGATAACAGGACTTAAAAAGGAAAATATAATGGGTAATTTCATTTGGGATGTGCAGTTCATGATTCTTCCCGAAGAAAAACAGACTTCTGAAATATATGGTGGGCTTAAATTAAAAATAAATCAATTGTTGGACAGTAAAAACATTCCGCAGGTAAATCAACTGGAAGATAATGAAATTCAGAGGGATAATGGTGAACATAGATTTCTACAGACTATAACTTTTCCCATAAAAACTGAAAAGGGGGTAATAATTGGCAGCTTTAATAGGGATATCACAGAACGTAAGGAATCCGAAAAAGCTCTAAATGACAGTGAAAAGCATTTGCGTATGGTTACGGATAATATGGTAGATATGGTGAGTCAAACTGATATACATGGAATTATTCAGTATGTCAGTCCTTCTGGTAAGATGTTACTTGGTTATGAGCCCGAAGAACTCATTGGAACATCAATATTTGATTATGTTCATTCTGATAATTTAAATGAGGTTAAAAGTACCGTTGAAATTAGTTTTATTGAAATGAAACCTGAAAGGATGGAAGTCCAATTTAGACATGCCGATGGGCATTATATCTGGCTGGAAATAGTGGGTAATATATTTTTTGATGAAAAACATCAAGTCAAAGGTGCTGTTTTTGGTTCACGTGATATCAGTGAAAGAAAAAAGGCAGAAAACCAAATTAAACGGCAGTATTCTGTATTAAATGGAATTAATAAAATATTTCGAGAGTCTTTAACCAGTGAAACTGAAGAAGAAGTTGCAGATGTTGGTATCAGAGTATCAGAGCAGTTAATTGGCAGTGAAATGGGTTTTATAGCCGAAATTAATGAGGATAGACAGTTAGGTAATATAATTATGAGTTCTTCTGCAGGAAAATTATATGAAACGTCTAAAATTCATAAATCCATTATAAGTATGAAAATCAACAGTTATTTAAAAAGGGCCATAAAAGAAGAAGAGCCGCTAATTATAAGTGATTTTGATTATGATGAAAATGGATTACCTGAAGGGCACCCTCATGTAAATTCTTTTTTATGTGTTCCACTTAAACAGGGCGATAAAGTAATTGGACTAATAGTTTTAGCTAATAAAAAAAGAAACTATAATTTAGAAGACATTGAAATTATCGAATCTTTATCCGTTGCAATTATAGAGGCTTTAACTGGCTTTAGATCAAAAAATAAATTAAAAAAATACAAAAACAGGCTTGAAGAGACAATCGGTGATTTAAAACGATCTAATGAAGAGTTACAGAGATTTGCTTATGTAGCGTCTCATGATTTACAGGAACCTCTCAGGACTATTGCAAGTTTCACTCAGCTTTTAGAACGTCGTTATAAGGGCAAGTTTGACTCTGATGCAGATGAATTCATGGATTATATAGTTGAAGCTGCACTTAGAATGAAAGAACAGATTAAAGGCTTACTTGAATATTCACGTATTTCAACAAAGGAAAGTGAATTTAAGCATGTAAACAGCGAATTTATTTTAAATCAGGCTATTGATAATCTTCAATTTGCAATTAAGGAGAATAATGCTGAAATTACCTATGGGCCTCTGCCAGTTTTAATGTGTGATGCAGGACAGCTTCAAAGAGTATTTCAAAACCTCATAAGTAATGCCATTAAATTTAAAAAAGAAATGCTGCCTCCTGAAATTCATATTTCGGCTAAAAAAGACGATAAAAATCGAGAACATATTTTTTCAGTTTTAGATAATGGTATTGGGATAGAAAAACAGTATATGAAACGTATTTTTGTAATATTCCAGAGATTGCATACTATGGATGAATATCACGGAACAGGAATTGGTTTATCCATAGTTAAAAGGATCATAGAACGTCATGGGGGACGTATATGGGTTGAATCTGAATTTGGTAAAGGTTCTGCTTTTTATTTTACCATTCCTTATAATTAA
- a CDS encoding metallophosphoesterase yields the protein MIKKIGLAIIIIMTSFMVYSLIEPYWIQTEEVTIESNQIPAQFDGKKIVFISDVHMGSWPFFDQERTQDLVNQVNGLHPDIILLGGDYVSDDPPYVNSSFTELSKLKAPLGVYCVLGNNDPRNESLEAIKNTNITYIGNTGLWMEYHGAKIRIGGVGDIQTDIQDQDSAVGDANENDFMILLSHNPDFFPLADKSKVDLMLSGHTHGGQITFFGIWAPDTHSQYGNKYRTGVIKENNSTLVVSNGIGTIMLPMRFFARPQIVVIDLKRT from the coding sequence ATGATTAAAAAAATTGGTTTAGCTATTATAATTATCATGACTTCGTTCATGGTTTATAGTTTAATTGAACCTTACTGGATTCAAACTGAAGAGGTCACCATAGAATCAAATCAAATTCCAGCCCAGTTTGATGGTAAGAAAATTGTTTTTATATCTGATGTCCATATGGGATCATGGCCATTTTTTGACCAAGAAAGAACACAAGATTTGGTCAATCAGGTAAATGGATTACATCCAGACATAATTTTACTTGGAGGAGATTATGTAAGCGACGATCCCCCATATGTCAATTCTTCATTTACAGAACTTTCCAAATTAAAAGCACCTTTAGGTGTTTACTGTGTTTTAGGAAACAATGATCCGCGGAATGAATCTCTTGAAGCTATTAAAAACACGAATATCACATATATTGGCAATACTGGACTTTGGATGGAATATCATGGAGCAAAGATTAGAATTGGTGGTGTAGGCGATATACAGACCGATATACAGGATCAAGACTCCGCAGTAGGTGATGCAAATGAAAATGATTTCATGATACTTTTATCCCACAATCCCGACTTTTTCCCGCTGGCGGATAAATCAAAAGTAGATCTCATGCTTTCAGGACATACTCATGGGGGACAAATAACTTTCTTTGGGATCTGGGCTCCAGATACTCATTCCCAATATGGAAACAAATATAGAACTGGAGTAATAAAAGAAAATAACTCTACACTGGTTGTAAGTAATGGTATTGGCACAATTATGTTGCCTATGAGGTTCTTTGCACGTCCTCAGATTGTAGTAATAGATTTAAAAAGAACTTAA
- a CDS encoding DUF1002 domain-containing protein, with protein sequence MKKYIAVILLVLMTIGPIYGASGFAVTIGVATNSNSQYKNSVMDYFQSHTDKNLSTATTKLITASEVNEISQNITGRTYSSSQIYSCAMVDLSYGNGINVTVDSSKINVVTPKMYANALKSLGINNGYVVVTSPVVSSGESALAGVLKSYELAVGAQIPDSAKQAATDTLYTETQIANQTGQSPDTIANLFEQVQNEVQNQNLQNASQIKVIVINTANNLNINISDSQAQEIANTISNSQQVQGELAGFKSQLQSVTGQLSQSGGILGQIMSYLQSAFDYLKSLIFGQQ encoded by the coding sequence ATGAAAAAGTATATAGCAGTAATTCTGCTGGTATTAATGACTATAGGCCCAATATATGGTGCTTCAGGATTTGCAGTAACCATAGGCGTAGCTACAAATTCAAATTCTCAATATAAAAATTCTGTAATGGACTATTTCCAGTCTCATACTGATAAAAATTTAAGCACAGCTACTACTAAGCTTATTACAGCATCTGAAGTTAACGAAATTTCTCAAAATATAACTGGAAGGACTTACTCTTCAAGTCAGATATACTCCTGTGCTATGGTGGACCTGAGTTATGGCAATGGGATTAATGTCACAGTGGACAGCAGTAAAATAAATGTTGTTACCCCTAAGATGTATGCAAATGCACTAAAATCTTTAGGAATTAACAATGGATATGTAGTAGTTACTTCTCCTGTTGTATCCTCTGGAGAATCTGCTTTAGCAGGCGTGTTAAAATCTTATGAACTTGCAGTAGGTGCTCAAATCCCTGACAGTGCTAAACAAGCTGCAACAGATACATTATATACAGAAACTCAGATAGCAAACCAGACCGGTCAGAGTCCTGATACAATAGCTAATCTTTTCGAACAAGTCCAGAATGAAGTTCAAAATCAAAATCTACAAAATGCAAGTCAGATTAAAGTAATTGTAATTAACACTGCCAATAACCTGAATATCAATATCAGTGATTCACAGGCACAGGAAATTGCAAATACCATATCAAATTCACAACAGGTACAGGGAGAACTGGCGGGATTTAAGTCACAACTACAAAGCGTTACAGGGCAGCTGTCTCAATCTGGTGGAATATTAGGTCAAATAATGAGTTATTTACAATCTGCATTTGACTATTTGAAAAGTTTAATATTTGGACAGCAATAA
- the twy1 gene encoding 4-demethylwyosine synthase TYW1: protein MSLNAENLKKLEKMGYRFVGNNKHSAAKVCHWTKKSILDEGVCYKQKFYGIESHRCLQISPSVPFCHQKCLFCWRDLSVTETQWKGDFDEPGEIIDGCIDAQRNLLCGFFGNEKANPKKLQESQDPNNAAISLAGEPMLYPKIDDLIEEFHRRNFTTFLVTNGMTPEKLENLKEEPTQLYISLDAPNKKIYNKLCNPQVENGWNNLNKSIDLLSSFDCRKVLRMTCVKGYNMQDVEEYADIIKRANPDFVEIKAYMFVGYSRKRLTFENMPSNQEIYDFAGSVAEKCGLEIKDKAYESRVMLLK from the coding sequence ATGTCATTAAACGCTGAAAACCTCAAAAAACTTGAAAAAATGGGATACCGGTTTGTAGGAAATAATAAACATTCTGCAGCTAAAGTATGTCACTGGACTAAAAAGAGCATACTTGATGAGGGAGTATGTTATAAACAGAAATTTTATGGTATAGAAAGCCACAGGTGCTTGCAAATATCTCCAAGTGTTCCTTTCTGTCATCAAAAGTGTTTATTCTGCTGGAGAGATCTTTCAGTTACCGAAACACAATGGAAAGGAGATTTTGATGAACCTGGAGAAATTATTGACGGCTGCATTGATGCCCAGAGGAATCTTCTCTGCGGGTTTTTTGGAAATGAAAAAGCAAACCCGAAAAAACTTCAGGAATCTCAGGATCCAAATAATGCTGCAATTTCACTTGCAGGCGAGCCAATGCTGTATCCCAAAATAGATGATCTGATAGAAGAATTTCACCGAAGAAATTTCACCACATTCCTGGTTACGAATGGGATGACACCTGAAAAATTGGAAAATCTTAAGGAAGAGCCAACACAGCTTTATATATCACTCGATGCTCCAAATAAAAAGATATATAATAAATTATGCAATCCTCAGGTAGAAAATGGATGGAATAATCTAAATAAAAGCATTGATTTACTTTCAAGCTTCGACTGCAGGAAAGTTCTGAGAATGACCTGCGTAAAAGGGTACAACATGCAAGATGTGGAAGAATATGCTGATATAATTAAGAGGGCAAATCCTGACTTTGTTGAAATCAAAGCATACATGTTTGTAGGATACTCCAGAAAAAGGCTGACTTTTGAAAATATGCCTTCAAACCAGGAGATTTACGATTTTGCAGGTTCTGTAGCAGAGAAGTGTGGTTTGGAGATTAAAGATAAAGCATATGAAAGCAGAGTCATGCTTTTAAAATAA
- the tpiA gene encoding triose-phosphate isomerase: MNEIKETPIVILNFKTYLESTGENALKLAKSSEMVAEETGVNIMVAPQYADIYRIAREVNIPVLAQHIDTIDAGGHTGSILPECVKEAGAVGTLINHSERRVELFEIDAAIKKADSLGLSTVVCTNNIETSSAAATLNPNFVAIEPPELIGSGIPVSKAEPEIVEKTVESIHNINPEVRVLCGAGISTGDDLKAAIDLGSEGVLLASGIILADDPKKALLDLVSKI, from the coding sequence ATGAACGAAATTAAAGAAACTCCAATTGTAATTTTGAATTTTAAAACATATTTAGAATCTACAGGAGAAAATGCGCTAAAACTTGCTAAAAGTTCAGAGATGGTTGCAGAAGAAACTGGTGTAAATATAATGGTTGCACCTCAATATGCAGATATTTACAGGATTGCTCGCGAAGTGAATATTCCTGTTTTAGCCCAGCATATTGATACAATTGATGCAGGAGGACATACAGGCAGTATTTTACCAGAATGTGTAAAAGAAGCTGGAGCAGTTGGTACCCTTATAAACCATTCAGAAAGAAGAGTAGAACTTTTTGAAATCGACGCTGCAATTAAAAAAGCGGATTCACTTGGATTAAGTACCGTTGTTTGTACAAATAATATAGAAACAAGTTCTGCGGCTGCTACATTAAATCCTAACTTTGTAGCTATAGAACCTCCAGAACTTATAGGATCTGGAATACCTGTATCCAAGGCTGAACCTGAAATCGTTGAAAAAACTGTAGAAAGTATCCACAACATCAATCCAGAAGTAAGAGTACTCTGTGGTGCTGGGATATCAACAGGAGATGACCTGAAAGCAGCAATAGATTTAGGAAGTGAAGGGGTACTTCTTGCATCCGGAATAATTCTTGCAGATGATCCTAAAAAAGCTCTTCTGGATCTTGTAAGTAAAATATAA
- a CDS encoding phosphoglycerate kinase, whose protein sequence is MSLPFYTIDDFNLEDKTVLVRVDINSPVDPSTGSILDDTRIKLHAETIDEISKKGAKTVVLAHQSRPGKKDFTTLQQHAKALSNILNRPVDYIDDIFGTAAREEIKRLKKGDILLLENVRFYSEEILKRDPHQQAETHMVRKLYPIIDIFINDAFAAAHRSQPSLVGFAVKLPSGAGRIMEKELKSLYGAVDNAEKPCVYVLGGVKVDDSIMVLENVLRNGSADYVLTTGLVANIFLWAAGINLGKYNEDFIINKGYIDFVEKGKQLLEEFDGQIKMPDDVAVCVDNARVEYCTKNIPNKPIYDIGTNTITEYAKFIRDAKTIFANGPAGVFEQEGFSIGTEDILNTIASSNGYSIIGGGHLAAAANQMGLSSGITHISSGGGASINLLAGEKLPVVEILTEVKMKGRK, encoded by the coding sequence ATGTCCCTTCCATTTTATACCATAGATGACTTTAATTTAGAAGATAAGACGGTTCTTGTGAGAGTTGATATAAATTCGCCTGTAGATCCAAGTACAGGTTCTATTTTAGATGACACAAGAATAAAATTACACGCCGAAACCATAGATGAAATTTCAAAGAAGGGTGCAAAAACAGTTGTGCTGGCTCATCAAAGTAGGCCTGGAAAAAAGGACTTTACTACGCTCCAGCAGCATGCAAAAGCACTTTCAAACATTTTAAATCGTCCTGTGGATTATATTGATGATATTTTCGGCACTGCTGCAAGGGAAGAAATAAAGAGACTGAAAAAAGGAGATATTCTCCTGCTTGAAAATGTCAGATTTTATTCTGAAGAAATCTTAAAAAGAGATCCCCACCAGCAGGCTGAAACACACATGGTTCGTAAATTATATCCCATTATCGACATCTTTATAAACGATGCATTTGCAGCTGCCCATAGATCACAACCTTCACTGGTTGGTTTTGCAGTGAAGCTGCCGTCAGGTGCCGGTAGAATAATGGAAAAAGAACTTAAGTCACTTTATGGCGCTGTTGATAATGCTGAAAAGCCTTGCGTTTATGTACTGGGGGGAGTGAAAGTAGATGACTCCATAATGGTACTAGAAAACGTTTTAAGAAATGGCAGTGCAGATTATGTACTTACAACAGGTCTTGTTGCCAACATTTTCCTGTGGGCTGCAGGAATAAATCTAGGAAAATATAACGAAGACTTTATTATAAATAAAGGATACATTGACTTTGTGGAAAAAGGCAAACAGCTGCTTGAAGAATTCGATGGTCAGATTAAGATGCCTGATGATGTTGCTGTTTGTGTAGATAATGCACGAGTAGAATACTGTACTAAAAATATTCCAAACAAACCAATATATGATATTGGAACCAATACCATCACAGAATATGCTAAATTTATAAGAGATGCCAAAACTATATTTGCAAATGGACCTGCAGGTGTTTTTGAGCAGGAAGGTTTTAGCATTGGTACAGAAGATATTCTAAATACAATAGCATCATCTAATGGATACTCAATAATTGGAGGAGGCCATTTAGCTGCTGCAGCTAATCAGATGGGTTTATCATCAGGAATAACCCATATAAGCAGTGGTGGTGGAGCATCTATAAATTTACTTGCTGGTGAAAAACTTCCTGTTGTTGAAATACTCACTGAAGTAAAAATGAAAGGTAGAAAATAG
- a CDS encoding DNA-directed RNA polymerase subunit H: protein MKKDILKHKLVPEHTILSKSEITKVMKELDIHPEQLPKIKQDDPICKAIEAKTGDILKITRKSHTAGKFVTYRLVLD, encoded by the coding sequence GTGAAAAAAGATATCTTAAAACACAAATTAGTTCCAGAACATACTATTTTGTCAAAATCTGAAATAACTAAAGTAATGAAAGAGTTAGATATCCACCCTGAACAGCTTCCAAAGATCAAACAGGATGATCCTATTTGTAAAGCAATTGAAGCTAAAACAGGAGATATTTTGAAAATAACACGTAAAAGCCATACTGCCGGCAAGTTTGTTACTTATCGACTGGTATTAGATTAA
- a CDS encoding DNA-directed RNA polymerase subunit B'' encodes MGKNAWGLVDAFFDQYNLVDHHIKSYNDFVDHRIQDIIDITEPIVLEQGEYKVETGKLEIRKPFIKEADGSKSVIYPTEARLRNLTYSAHMYLEMALIKEGEPKPDLEKVYIGELPVMLKSNICHLNGLNERELQEKKVGEDPQDPGGYFIVNGSERAIVTMEEIAPNKIILERIGEREDRRARAIVTSIKSGFRARITLEYRKPRKKGVFLRISFPYVPGEIPLVVLLRALGLETDEELVTSVSDENDIQFLLIDDIQTSEVMTRYDAVKYIGNRVAKGMTEEYRIKRAEDVIDRYLLPHMGVDPENRADKATYLAEMTEMLLQVIFETREPHDKDHYANKRLRVSGDLMEDLFRVAFTSLTRDMTYQLERSLARGKEPSVKQAVRSDVLTENIKHAIATGNWVGGRAGVSQLLDRTSYMGTLSHLKRVVSPLSRSQPHFEARDLHPTQFGKICPNETPEGPNCGLVKNLALLAKISEGSDPAEIENVIKKMGVLSSK; translated from the coding sequence ATGGGGAAAAATGCATGGGGACTGGTTGATGCATTTTTTGATCAGTACAATTTGGTAGACCATCATATAAAATCCTATAACGACTTTGTAGACCATAGAATACAAGATATAATTGATATAACTGAACCTATTGTACTTGAACAAGGCGAATACAAAGTAGAAACAGGCAAATTAGAGATTAGAAAACCATTTATTAAAGAAGCTGACGGATCAAAAAGTGTAATATATCCAACAGAAGCAAGACTTAGAAATTTAACTTATTCTGCACATATGTATCTGGAAATGGCCCTCATAAAAGAAGGAGAACCAAAACCAGATTTAGAGAAAGTATATATTGGCGAACTACCTGTAATGCTTAAATCCAACATATGCCATTTAAATGGACTAAATGAAAGAGAATTACAGGAAAAGAAAGTTGGGGAAGATCCACAAGACCCAGGCGGATATTTCATTGTAAATGGTTCTGAAAGAGCTATTGTAACAATGGAAGAGATAGCACCTAACAAGATCATTCTCGAACGTATAGGCGAAAGAGAAGATAGACGTGCTAGAGCTATTGTAACTTCAATTAAAAGTGGGTTTAGAGCTCGAATAACTTTAGAATACAGGAAACCTAGGAAAAAAGGAGTATTCCTGAGAATATCATTCCCATATGTTCCAGGAGAAATACCCCTTGTTGTTTTACTACGTGCACTTGGACTTGAAACTGACGAAGAATTAGTAACAAGTGTTTCAGATGAAAATGATATACAGTTCCTTTTAATAGACGATATCCAAACTTCAGAAGTAATGACCAGATATGACGCTGTTAAATACATCGGTAACAGGGTCGCAAAAGGTATGACTGAAGAGTACAGGATCAAAAGGGCTGAAGATGTAATAGACAGATACTTATTACCTCACATGGGCGTTGACCCTGAAAACAGGGCGGATAAAGCCACATATTTAGCTGAAATGACAGAAATGTTGCTTCAGGTTATTTTTGAAACTCGTGAACCACACGATAAGGACCATTACGCTAACAAAAGGCTCAGAGTATCTGGTGACCTTATGGAAGACTTATTTAGAGTCGCATTTACAAGTTTAACCAGAGATATGACATATCAGCTTGAGCGAAGCCTTGCAAGAGGAAAAGAACCTTCTGTAAAACAGGCTGTAAGGTCTGATGTGCTCACAGAAAATATAAAACATGCTATCGCTACAGGAAACTGGGTCGGTGGAAGAGCGGGTGTAAGCCAGTTGCTTGACAGAACAAGTTACATGGGAACATTATCTCACCTTAAAAGGGTTGTTTCACCTTTAAGCAGAAGTCAACCTCACTTTGAAGCTCGTGATTTGCACCCAACACAGTTTGGAAAGATATGTCCAAACGAGACTCCAGAGGGACCAAATTGTGGGCTCGTTAAAAACCTTGCACTTCTTGCAAAGATATCTGAAGGGTCAGATCCAGCCGAAATTGAAAATGTAATTAAGAAAATGGGAGTTTTAAGTTCCAAGTAA